The Culex pipiens pallens isolate TS chromosome 2, TS_CPP_V2, whole genome shotgun sequence DNA window aaacgaAAAGTGGTTCCGAATTGCCTTATGATGCCGAATCTCAAaacgcagaatcttgaaattaaaaggaaGGATTTTGTATTTTGCTTGAAAAGAAGTAAACCAAAGAGAAAATCTATAAACACAcagattcaaaaatacaaatattaaaacaaaaatactaatattaaaaaataaatagaaatatgtatacaaaacaaaatttaaaaataacaaatttcaaagctttaaaattctaataattaaaaattaataaaatttaaaaaaaaataatttgataattcaaattcaaaatcctaaaaatttaaaattctaaataataatcTAAAATCCAGCTAACccagatttaaaattaaaaaaatgtcaaagaatttaggaattcaagaattaaagcttaagaatttaagaatttaagaatttaagaatttaagaatttaagaatttaagaatttaagaatttatgttaGACTGTAATCCATATTCATACTATTCAGAGTGCAGTCCCGATCGATCCAGTTGACAAAAAATAATTCCATTTATTAAATAGTTTAATGTGACATAATGACGTTACCTTTcaagaaacaaataataatgttttgaaaaacgaggattacatttttttaatattcaggcAACTAAAAGgcggttgtaaatatttttcaaatttagtgcATGTAAAGTATGGAATGctcaaaagatatttttttgcaaaaattgcgtTAAATGCAATAAGCAAGATTATGGATGTAaaataaatcatgttttttcatatgatttaaaaatgtattcaaattaataaaaaaaaatacaataaactttatgcttcattattttcagttgaattctctacaacttttattaaatttttgaagtattttagatTTGATTTTACCTGTATTCTCCttcatttcaaaatcatttttgagaaGAATGGGAAATGTTGGAAATTATGTTATAACTTTATTAGAACGAAATGCTATGCtatgaattatttgtattaacctccttaacctgataaaaagttgtaaactaacaggctctcgtcacaaataaacaatcaattacaattacaattattaGGTCCTTGTCGGTACTGAAACCTGGTTAGCAATGAGTCTGCTTTTGTAAATGCAGTTCTCTTAATCCTAAGAGTAACTACagcggatcttgtgtgtaaatgttagtggtaGGAAGCCAATTACCTGCGGCGTACTGGGTAgttcaaaatattctagcatAACTGGATCTAAGATCGTTAAAAAATATGAGCATGATTCATTTCTGAATGTATCAAAAGTTAAACTAGATTTAATCAATGAAAAGTTCttaaatgttgaaataactGCAATAACTTAACTATTCAATAATATCATTTTGAGTAAGAATCTGTTTTATCTGAAAATCTGTACAAATCTGTACGGTGACCCAAATATCTTTCATCTGTACGTACAGATTCTGTACTCAGATCTTTGCTGAAAATCTGTACCatgacagataaatctgtacatGTGGCAACGCTGGCGAGAGCAGGTAACGAAgcgtagcgagagaagagaaaagAGAGAACGCGCAAGGCAAATATTATTTTGCGTTGAATATAAattattgataaattgatttagaaatttaatgcaaaaaaagatTCTGCATTCAAAAGAAAGCAAGCCCTAACTTTTTTGAAGATTGTGTTTCCTTTGATGGTTGGTGTAGATTATGCGAAACAATGAATAACTTTCGCAGAGGATCTGAAACTTAATTTCGCCGGGACAAAACGCactatttgtttaaaatatccCACTACACCTCCACATCACCGATTCCGTTGATGCTAGAGAACGGAACCGTAATTCCGCTGGTCAATCTAACTGACCTGACGCTGTGAAGATCGACGTGCGATGGTAGAGAGCGGTCCAAACGAATTTAATAACTTCCGCTCGTCACACTCGAGACATTCGTCGCTGACCTAGCGGAGAGTCGAAATCGACATCGGCACAGGTGCCACGACACCAGTGATTTCGTCCAACCAGTCTAGTAACACTGTTCTGTTCTGGCCATAATGTGTTAACATTGTGGAGCAAAACTGCTAGATCCACGGCGGCCAAAAACCCAACGCTGCCATAGTGATACGATCACTCACCGAAACACCGCGAATCAAAACCCGTCGAATTTCgctctagtttctagtttcttctGAGCAGGTCGTTTGCGCATTTGCGACGGCGAAGGAGTCGCTGATTTTGCGCTCCCGCTTGAGCAGGTTCGAGTCGAGGTACTGGTTGAGCTGCTTCCGCCGGACGTGCCGCGCCTCGATCTTCGTGCTGTCGCGTGTTGTCTCGAGGACCTTGATGAGCACCTGACAGAAAACAACTCGGTTAAAGACGCGTTTTTTTGGCTGTAGAATCGCTCAACGCACCGCATGTTTGTGCACAACATCGGTAAAGTTCTGGATGCTTTCGGTCAGGTCCACGTTCAGGTTCTCTGACCTCCTGACCCCATGAATTAGAGCGAGCAGTGTGTTGTCTGCGCCCTCGCCGCCGTCGTCCTTTTGGTTTTACTCATGCTGCTCGAAGCACTTCGGGTTGACGTGGGCCAGGTTGATGTGCAGGATTCGCTCCAGTTTTTGGATTAGGTAGCGGATCTTGGACTCGACCAGTCCGCACGTGAGTCCGCACCACTCGaggtgtaataaaaaaaaaataccaaccaAAGCTCAACTCACTCTTTGCCCACAGCTTGATCGAACGCAGcgccagcttttttttttttcaaaaatctccgaAACCATGCAAGGGAGACGAGTAAAATTTCTCCTGGTAAGTAGATAAAAAATAACCTATCACTACGTCTACTTTTCAAGCCTCAGTTTTgatttatattcaaaataaataaataattaattttttgaaattccgtcgtgaaactactaactttttctgtcattcttgaacgacgaaatagccttcttttctgtaccaaaaataacagaatcgaatagcaacacttttcaaaataaatgctgaaaagtaacacttttcagcacggaaatgggtgctgaaaagttgaacttttcagcactcgtttcgaaaagtaacacttttcaaattttttttgatttaaacgatttattgacaaaatacatgaaaattcgacttaaaatttcactcaatgggtgtttgtcgaaattgcaaaaaatgttgtatggaactcgttgcaaaatttgattttttcagcactcgtcgtatttatccaactcggtgaacctcgttggataaatgtacgactcgtgctgaaaaaatcctctttttgcaacttgttgcataaactactatttcatgaTTTCCCCCATACATTTTAAATGCAGTTTACCACTCGCGTGACAGCTGCCACCATGCTCatttttctcttgtttctctctcgctctctccaaCTTTTTGACAACTTCTGTcagagcaaactgtcaaaccgtGTGTGTGCAAGACGAATCCGGAAAAGTTGTTCAGCAGctgaaatatttgattttttttgtgatatttcgGTGAAAAATGGTTCTCGCCGACGTTTGCGAACACTCCAGCTGCTCGCTGCTGGCCGGTGGCCCCGTGGACTATCAATCCTTCCAGCGGGACATTGCACTAGGCAGTCAAAACCTGGAAAACAGTTTGTTGCTGGCGGTTCTTCTCGGGTTCCGGTGCCAGGGTGGTGTTGGTTATTCTGGCGGTGGATTCCCTTGCCACCGGCGGTCTGTTCATCGGTTCGCAGACGATGAGGTTGTCGATAATCTGTTGGAAACGTTGGCGGTTTCTGCGGCCGATTTTGTGTACTGGGATCGAGTGTTGGCCAAGGAGTGCCAAATCTACGAGCTGCTCAACAAGGAACGCATTTCGGTTGCCGCGGCCTGCCAGACAAGGATGGGCAGGACCTGGCACGGCGCGGCATCTACCAAGTGACGAAGCGGAATGCGTTCTCCGGTGGCATCGTGCGCGTTTACCACATCAAACCAAGCCGGGTTGGTCAACATTTCCAACCAGGAATGCATGGATCAGCACTTCAAGGACCAGGACGAGAAAAACTAGAAGTTTTGTTGGTAAATGAGGGCAAAGTAGTTTGTTCATTTGTAATTATTGTATCTAATAGCAACATGAagcgaaataaatatttatttttaggttgtttttatttttttatttcaaagttgGAAAAAAGATGTTTCCGGTTGCAATGAAAACGGTTCTGCTTCTGGGACGTAGGAACCCAAATTCCAGGGCAAGATTTCTGACTGGTTGTGTCAACTCGTTTAATGCGGACCAGTGCTTgtatatacactcaaaccccgatggtttgacaccaactgttgtcaaacgaacggggtcactttttagtttgacacctttTTTACACGACAGCATATTGCCGGTCAGAACATTAATCAATCCGATGCTAAACGTAGCTTCTTCTCAGGTAACGACGCCAATCCGGCCCAGCAGCTCATTGAATCCGTTCCTCCAAACAAGCGTGATCGATCGGCGGTAAAATCTTAGGCTCTACCAAGCCGGAACGTGTCCGAAGGATGCAGGTTCAGCAGATTAAGATGATGGCATCTACCAAGGTTAGTAGAAACTAAAATGAGAAGTTCTACTTACGGTATTCCAACTAAGCCTTCTCCCGCACCGTTCAAGAGCGATCAAACCGGAGCGATTCCGAAGGAATAGCTGTTTCTATACGAAACCTCACCTGAGAAATTCGGAACTACAAAGCTGGGATCTGCACGTGACACATCCCGTTTCACCGGACCAAATCTGGGTGCAGTTGTTCGGAGCGGAGTATAGTGACCGAATGGCCAGCCTGATGACCTGCATCGACGAGTAGCGTGGGGAAAAGCGAAAGCAGGAAAGGTCACCGGGAAGATGCCTGATTAGGCTTAACGTCTGCTGGCATTGAGGAACTCGAACCCGTCTGTTATTCTCCATCGACATTGGTTGCACCGGCTAGGTTCCACTCGATCTGCATCACGAATGCTACCCACACGTCCTGGAACTGAAACCCTCTAACCCAACACCGGAATCCCCAAAATTACCCTTTATTTTATACACAAATTTAACAAACTAAACAGATTAAACATACAATAGCAACTTATTGTTCTAAATCAGCGGTTTTTCTGGAAGCCACCTTCCCGCAGTGCACCGAATCCAACCTGGTCCATGTGACCGTATCTTCCCGATGTAATCCTCCGACGGGTCCAGGTAATAAAGTTGTTCACGTACTTGGCAACGACAACAGCTTGCCCTCCTGTTCGTTTTCCTCATAAATATCCACGATCTAGTGGATGATGCGGGTCGCCGACAAGATCAACGGTAATCTGGATGTAATCGTGTCCTTCGCCAACACCCGAACCTCCTTCGACCACATCGGCACCGATCCGGCCAGATCTGCTCGGTTCCGATCCGCCTCGTCGAGCAACAGAAACGTGCAACGGGACAGGTTGTCTCAGGATGCCTCGCTCCAGCAAATCGATCAAACATCCCGGCGTAGTAATCACCTTCTCCGCCCTCCAAATCGCGAACCTAAGTAAAACAAATGCGTCAACGTTAGAAATCCAAGCCAATCTAGCACTACTCACCAGCGGTTCCCCGCTGTCACGGCCGGACAGCTCAATCGGTCATCCCTGGACTTGGAAGGTGGTCGGCGAGGAAAAGCCCTGCTTATTGATCTCTCAAACTACAAACTCATGAAAGTTATCCTCGTCGAAGGTCTGCGTCGGATGGGGCACGGTGTTTTCCATCACAGTGACCTGCATGTACACGGGGACAACGCTTAACTGGGGGGCTCGTACAACTTCCTTCACGGTTTCAGGTGCTCCCCATGGACTTCGCCGGCCTCTGGCTGTGTTCGGCATCGCCTTGTACGCTGAACGAATCCACCGGCTTATCGAATCGTGGATTTCCGTCGCCCGGGTCCGCCTTCGTTTTCCTGCAACATAAACACACTTGGAATGTAAATAATGCAGCTCTCAAAAcatcaaaccaaaacaaacctttAACGATGCAGGACAGGTCACGATTCGATGCGAGTCCGCAATCATCCGGCAACCCCGGTCCTTCTCGCGACTGCTCAACTGGTCCGGTGAATCCGAATCGCCAAATTTGCCAAAAGTCAAAACCAtgcacaaaaacaaataaaaacaaaaacaagacctACCGTCGGATGCAGTCAAATTATACagacatgaaaatgaaaatatatttgatgttttttgctatATTAACCATTCTAAAGCAAATGACTTATAAAAAAGTCTTTgatattactatttttttcattatcatCCTATTATTAACGATTCGTAAGCAAAATTAggcttttcaaattaaatttatttaaatccaGAGATACTGCATGATACGGTAGCTGTTTACGTTATGGTGGTGCCATCTGTTGTATAGAATTTAGTTCATCAAAAATTCCACCAGAGGGATTTGGCGTAGAACAAACGCGAACCTGGCGGCAATTTTGTGAAACACCCCTGTCTGTGCCCCATTCCTCAAAATGATCAACTCACATTTTGCGTGTATCGCCCAGTTTTGACATTTCTCTCCTTCTTCGCAAACGCCctcccagtcacggcgttctagcaggattctggaagagttctcacagaggtggatattctaacagcattctagcagaaatgttctacTATTTTTGCAGGATTCTGGCAACCAGCtgtgctagaatatttcgtgactgggctcACGCTGATTCATCTGTGAGAAACCGGcgcaaccaaaacaaacaacaacaaatctgTCGTCGCAAGtccggtttaaaaaaaagttatgttaaacaaaacttttagtgaatttgcTCGGAAACTAGGCTTCGTATTgggtttgtattttgtatttggaGAATTGGAGAACAGAGCGGCGGATCGTTTGCCTGGTGTGGCTTTCGATGCTGGTTCGATTTTAGTTGGCTGGATGGGAATAAAAGTGGTCAACCACGATTGAAGGAAAGTTGTTGCAGGGAGGACAGATGTACGCGGATAGCGGattcttaacattccaacgcccaaggctccaaaaaagttggaacggtaacttcaactcgctggttcttgggcataactcaaccaatcaagatgattcttctttccagtgatttgttaggatgtctagatgattttagaactttgcagaacttaatttgatcaaatctgtaatttttgcgagcaaaaacatcgttccaacttttttttttgcgtgaaaaaaaaaaatcgtcaaaaattccgcggaggcagtcgttttaaaaaagttggaacgatgttttctgtcgcagaaattacagatttgttcaaatcaagttcttccaaattttaggatcatctatacattcttacaaatcactggaaaaaagaatcgtcccgattggttgagtaatgcccgagaaccagcgagttgaagttaccgttccaacttttttgggaggcttgggcgtccgtgtaagttggacatgcgttgggcgttccagtgttaatggtTTATTTGGGCTATTGCTTTGATTGTATACCATTTTTGCATCATGGTAGATCCAAACATTGGGCCGCTGTCGGGAAACGCCTGCTTTTTAAAGCACGGCAAACGGGTTGCTTCCATTTGTGGGGATCAAGAAAAGATTTGCAGGGACAAAGAATTTGCCTGGTTTTACTTCCACCGCGCATTGCTAAATGGTGGTATCAACGTGGTGCTTGCTCTCTCCTGGCCGAGGCCGAGGTAATCTTATTTTTCAGCCCATCAAAAACGTTTACGGTCCCCATCCGAAATAATTCAGGTTTTTGATTGGGTGCCGCTTGTGGAAAATCTCTTCGGATAGTGCTCGGGCATAAACAACGTGGCTACGTGActaccaaattttaaattcgaGATTCTTCACATGATTGTAAGGATTTTCCAAGAAAGTGCACCCCGTATTGTTAACatcactttatttttattttttgcatgatgGGCGCCGAAATGGATTACGCTCCGAGGCaccatttttattcaaaataataataaaacctgGTTGAATTTGGTGAAACATATTAGAAAATCATTACAATATTTCGAACAGATATATAATATCGCGTATTGAAGTTAaccatttgaactttaaaataacCTTTTGATTTAGGATAACTATTTCAGTAAACATcctcaaaaagtttttcaaagtcattcagaaaaaaatcaccattacaaacttttcaaaaacccTAATTATAACGGTAACTATTTGACAAATAATCATCCAAGTCCGCCAGTTGaaccatttgaattttaaaattaccttaTGATTTAGGGTAACCATTTGAGAAAACATCCGCAAATAATTTTTTATAGTTATCTAGAAAATTGTTTAccattacaaacattaaaataactctattacTTATGGTAACCATTTGACAAATAGTTATCAAGGTccgccaaataacattattacaaatggtgaccatatctcaaaaggtttttttaagttcctCACCAGAATCgatatagttttcgtttatccgggaaatgataaaaaaaacatttgattcgTGCTTAAAATTCAGATTCAAAtcatataaataaattgaaattgtaaTAAACATAACtagttttatgtatttttactcAATGAAtgagtattattttttataatttattgaaaaaatcttaatcCTTCTCTGCACCCAATCACCGCGCGCTTTCCCCATCAGCACAAATCAACGAACGGAAAGTCTATCGGCAGGAAAAGTGTGGCGGTCGGGCGAAGAAGGCTGAAGATTATCCGATATTCGTCGGAGTCGGCATCATGTTCAGATGCAATTGCTCGTTCATGCTGGGAAAATGGGTCTCCGACAATAATATGCAGAGAAAATTGGCGCGAGGAAAAGCGACGGGGGCAGGGTGTACGATATCTTCTGCTCGAGCCACTTGAGACGCCACCCTG harbors:
- the LOC120422762 gene encoding uncharacterized protein LOC120422762; translated protein: MPNTARGRRSPWGAPETVKEVFERSISRAFPRRPPSKSRDDRLSCPAVTAGNRWFAIWRAEKVITTPGCLIDLLERGILRQPVPLHVSVARRGGSEPSRSGRIGADVVEGGSGVGEGHDYIQITVDLVGDPHHPLDRGYL